One genomic window of Salvelinus alpinus chromosome 9, SLU_Salpinus.1, whole genome shotgun sequence includes the following:
- the LOC139584142 gene encoding BPTI/Kunitz domain-containing protein 5-like, which translates to MKQMLIFGVFAFATFYMVHTEETAYCFLPQDEGTAPASGAEDFQILLYYDAAKDLCYPFKYLGEGGNANRFPLERICMRNCSAKAEEIYPVDETKACHFKKALGECFGTYLRYYYDPIHQKCKKFHWTGCVGNGNRFIDHQACNATCAGIHDEGTEVEEDEPDTPVALIVGVVFGITGAILIIVIVVLAIQSKKNHKSEPKKVKELKQETPLQEEPIEMA; encoded by the exons ATGAAACAAATGCTCATATTTGGGGTTTTTGCTTTTGCTACATTCTACATGGTTCACACTGAAGAAACAG CATACTGTTTCCTACCACAGGATGAGGGTACAGCTCCAGCCTCCGGAGCAGAGGACTTCCAGATCCTGCTGTATTATGATGCAGCTAAAGACCTGTGCTACCCCTTCAAGTACCTGGGGGAGGGGGGCAACGCTAACCGCTTCCCCCTGGAGAGGATCTGTATGAGGAACTGTTCAGCCAAGGCAGAGGAGATCTATCCCGTGGATG AGACAAAAGCCTGCCACTTCAAGAAGGCTCTGGGTGAATGCTTCGGCACCTACCTGCGTTATTACTACGACCCCATCCACCAGAAGTGTAAGAAGTTCCACTGGACTGGCTGTGTGGGGAACGGGAACAGGTTCATCGACCATCAGGCCTGCAACGCCACCTGTGCTGGGATTCATG ATGAGGGTACTGAAGTTGAGGAGGATGAGCCCGATACTCCTGTTG CCCTGATTGTAGGAGTGGTATTTGGGATCACTGGAGCAATACTCATCATAGTCATTGTTGTCCTGGCCATACAGAGCAA GAAGAATCACAAAAGTGAACCAAAGAAAGTGAAAGAACTCAAGCAGGAGACACCACTGCAAGAAGAACCAATTGAGATGgcatag